The genomic region TGGAAGGGGTTTAAGGTCCAGTTGTGGAAACCTTGGAGGAATAATAGGAAGCGGAATATGGCTGCTACGCCAAAACTAGGTGCAAAGAACCAGCTGGATTGTCCCAAGGGGTACATCAGGAAAACGCTGACAAATACGGCAATCGGACCAGAAAATGCCAGGGCGTTATAAGGACGAATACCTACTAGTCTAGCAATTTCAAATTGACGCAACATGAAGCCAATTAATCCAAAGGCACCATGTAAAGCAACAAAGGGCCACAAACCACCCAGTTGACACCAGCGGGTAAAATCACCCTGAGCTTCTGGACCCCACAGGAATAATAGGGAGTGTCCCATACTGTCTGCAGGGGTGGATACTGCTACTGTCAAGAAGTTAGCTCCTTCTAAGTAGGAGGAGGCTAAACCATGGGTGTACCAAGATGTAACGAAAGTAGTACCGGTTAACCAACCGCCTAAAGCTAGGAAGGCACAGGGAAATAGTAATACTCCTGACCAACCTACAAATACAAAGCGATCACGTTTTAACCAGTCGTCTAGTACGTCAAACCACCCTCTGGAGGGGGCGCGTCCAACTGCGATGGTCATGGAAAAATCCTCTTGTTTACTAAAATTGCGACGTTTTTAATGATGCTGTAGGAAGGGTTATTTCCTCAGCATGGTGAATTAAACGTTTTTTTAGAGTCTTGACTCTACCAGTATACGGTAAGAATTATGAGATTGAACCATTCAATTTGGGTGTTTCTCATAAATTATGCCACGACCGTTGCCACTACCTGGTTATTTAGGTGATGGCAACTTAATGATTCTTAACTTATCACATTATGGAAAATTTTGGGTCGAAAATTTTGTTTTTGATATTGGAGCAATAGGTGGGACATACATAATTATTATCAGCTGTTGTGTTAAAATGTCTTGTTGGTGAGTTCTGGAAACTGATCACCTACGTGAGCAACTAGCTTTAAGTATTTTAAATGACATCATCAACAGTGACTAACACAGGTGAAATTTCCCTACATCAAAAGGTTCTCGGTTCCCGACGATTGAGTAATTACTCCTGGGCAACTATTGTTACTTTAGGAGCATCCGGCTTTTCATTAGCCAGCATTTCTAGCTATTTAAAAGTTAATCTACTGATTGTCACTGATGCAACTGAGCTAATATTTGTCCCTCAAGGACTAGTGATGGGAATATATGGAATAGCGGGTATGCTTTTAGCCTTGTATTTATGGCTAGTAATTTTGTGGGATGTAGGTGGTGGTTATAATGAATTTAATCAGGAAACTGGTAAGTTCAAAATCTTTCGTTGGGGGTTTCCTGGGAAAGACCGCCAAATTGCCATTGAAAGCTCTATACGGGATATACAGTCTGTCCGCATTTCTATTAAAGAAGGTCTCAATCCTCAACGGGCACTTTATCTCAAGGTCAAGGGGAGAAGGGATATTCCCTTAACTCGTGTTGGTCAACCCCTATCCTTATCAGAGCTGGAAACTCAAGGGGCCCAATTGGCTCGTTTTCTGGGCGTTCCCTTGGAAGGACTCTAATTCTAAGTATTCGTCCTATACTCATACTCTATATTATATATAGTTGAGTTAGTATACAGTCAATGCACTTTCAAATCCCCCGATTTAAATCTTTCAGGTTTGTGTGGTTAGCACTCATCGTTAGCAGTGTCTTATTTATGGGTTGTTCCCCCATTCAAACGGCTTCTAGTGCTTCCCCAAACTATACAAATTTACCTCGGTTGGTGGGTAAGGCCACTGTGGTAATGACGGTTAAGGGTTCACCTATTACTATTGAGGTGGATGGTGATAACGCTCCTATCACTGCTGGGAATTTTTTAGACTTGGTTCAAAAGGGTGTTTACAATGGACTAATGTTTCATCGCGTGGTGCGTGACCCCCAACCCTTTGTGGCTCAAGGTGGTGATCCCCAAAGCAAAGATCCCAACTTTCCCCAAGCTAGATTAGGAACTGGTGGGTATATGGATCCACAACTGAACATTGAACGTCTCATTCCCCTGGAAATTAAGCCCCGCGGCCAAAAAGAGCCAGTCTATGGCAAAACAATTTCTGAAAAACCTGTTTTGATTCATAAACTAGGTGCTATAGCTATGGCTAGATCTCAAACTCCTGATTCTGCTTCATCTCAATTTTACTTTGCTTTAGCTGATTTGGGATTTTTAGATGGTGCATATGCAGTTTTCGGTTATGTCACTGATGGTATTGAGGTGGTTAATCAAATTCAGCAAGGCGATAGAATTGACCAGGCTGAGGTTACAAAGGGATTGGCAAATTTAAAACTTCCACAGTAGTTATTAATATCTCAAATTGCTTAAGGTTTTTGTTACCGGTATTGGTTTAGTTTCCGCTTTGGGTACGACCCTGGAAGAAAGCTGGCAGAATTTACTCTGGGGTAAGAGTGGGATTAAATTGCACCAGCTCTTCCCAGAATTGCCACCTGTTCCCCTGGGTTTAATCCATCACCAACCACTATCTTTGAACAGTTTGACCCCCCAAGTTGTAGACCAGGCCCTACAGGACGCTAAGTTGTCCCCTCCTTTACCTGATTGTGCCGTAGTTATCGGTTCTAGTCGCGGTTACCAAGCATCCTGGGAAAAGTTGGCACAACAAATGGATGGTAATCAGCCCCGGTTAAATCTGGAACATTGGTTGGATAGTTTACCAGTGATGAATGCTATCACAGTTGCTAGACAAATTTCCTGTCTGGGAACTGTTTTAGCCCCAATGGCAGCCTGCTCTACCGGTATTTGGGCGATCGCTCAAGCTGTAATGTTGATTCAAAGTGGTCAATGTCATCAAGCGATCGCCGGTGCTATTGAGTCTCCAATTACACCGTTGACTATTTGTGGATTTCAGCAAATGGGGGCTTTGGCTAAGACGGGAGCCTATCCCTTTGATATTAATCGAGAGGGTTTAGTTTTGGGCGAGGGGGGAGCAGTGTTTGTCTTGGAATCTCAAGAGTCAATAAAACAGCGTGAGTTAACCCCAGAAAATATTTACGGAGAAATTCTAGGTTTTGGCTTGACAGCAGATGCTTTTCATGGTAACAAGCCAGAACCACAAGCTAAAAGTGGGATGCTAGCCATCAAGCAATGTTTAGAACGTAGTAATTTGATTGAGGTAGATATAGACTATATTCATGCCCACGGTACGGGTACTAAGATCAATGATCAAATAGAGGGTAAAATCATACAAGAGTTATTTCCCCCCCAGGTAGCCATTAGTTCCACCAAGGGTGCCACTGGTCACACCTTAGGAGCATCAGGGTCATTGGGTGTAGCTTTTTCCTTAATGGCCATCAAAAACCAAATATTGCCCCCTAATGTGGGACTAAAGCACAAAGAAATGAACTTAAACTTGGTGACAGCAGCAAGAAAAAGTCGGGTGGAACATGTTCTATGCTGTAGTTTTGGGTTTGGAGGACAAAACACGGTGATTACTTTGGGAAGGTGGAATTAAATATGAGATGAACGTAGGTTGGGTTGAAGTATGAAACCCAACGCCCCCATGGGTTAACCCATCCTAAAAATAATTGTGCCTCCTTAGTTATTTATGTTATTTATTTAGATAGATGGGGTGAGAAAACTTGTTAGCAGCTTTACTTTACGGAAAGGAAGACATAAGATTAGAGGAGATACCAGAGCCAACTCCCGCATGGGGAGAAGTGGTGATTAAGGTGGAGACTGCCACTACTT from Cylindrospermopsis curvispora GIHE-G1 harbors:
- a CDS encoding photosystem I assembly protein Ycf4 — protein: MTSSTVTNTGEISLHQKVLGSRRLSNYSWATIVTLGASGFSLASISSYLKVNLLIVTDATELIFVPQGLVMGIYGIAGMLLALYLWLVILWDVGGGYNEFNQETGKFKIFRWGFPGKDRQIAIESSIRDIQSVRISIKEGLNPQRALYLKVKGRRDIPLTRVGQPLSLSELETQGAQLARFLGVPLEGL
- a CDS encoding peptidylprolyl isomerase; the protein is MHFQIPRFKSFRFVWLALIVSSVLFMGCSPIQTASSASPNYTNLPRLVGKATVVMTVKGSPITIEVDGDNAPITAGNFLDLVQKGVYNGLMFHRVVRDPQPFVAQGGDPQSKDPNFPQARLGTGGYMDPQLNIERLIPLEIKPRGQKEPVYGKTISEKPVLIHKLGAIAMARSQTPDSASSQFYFALADLGFLDGAYAVFGYVTDGIEVVNQIQQGDRIDQAEVTKGLANLKLPQ
- a CDS encoding beta-ketoacyl-ACP synthase; translated protein: MLKVFVTGIGLVSALGTTLEESWQNLLWGKSGIKLHQLFPELPPVPLGLIHHQPLSLNSLTPQVVDQALQDAKLSPPLPDCAVVIGSSRGYQASWEKLAQQMDGNQPRLNLEHWLDSLPVMNAITVARQISCLGTVLAPMAACSTGIWAIAQAVMLIQSGQCHQAIAGAIESPITPLTICGFQQMGALAKTGAYPFDINREGLVLGEGGAVFVLESQESIKQRELTPENIYGEILGFGLTADAFHGNKPEPQAKSGMLAIKQCLERSNLIEVDIDYIHAHGTGTKINDQIEGKIIQELFPPQVAISSTKGATGHTLGASGSLGVAFSLMAIKNQILPPNVGLKHKEMNLNLVTAARKSRVEHVLCCSFGFGGQNTVITLGRWN
- the psbD gene encoding photosystem II D2 protein (photosystem q(a) protein) — encoded protein: MTIAVGRAPSRGWFDVLDDWLKRDRFVFVGWSGVLLFPCAFLALGGWLTGTTFVTSWYTHGLASSYLEGANFLTVAVSTPADSMGHSLLFLWGPEAQGDFTRWCQLGGLWPFVALHGAFGLIGFMLRQFEIARLVGIRPYNALAFSGPIAVFVSVFLMYPLGQSSWFFAPSFGVAAIFRFLLFLQGFHNWTLNPFHMMGVAGILGGALLCAIHGATVENTLFEDGEGSNTFPAFNPTQSEETYSMVTANRFWSQIFGIAFSNKRWLHFFMLFVPVTGLWMSAVGIVGLALNLRAYDFVSQELRAAEDPEFETFYTKNILLNEGIRAWMAPQDQPHEQFVFPEEVLPRGNAL